A single region of the Lycium barbarum isolate Lr01 chromosome 2, ASM1917538v2, whole genome shotgun sequence genome encodes:
- the LOC132628553 gene encoding uncharacterized mitochondrial protein AtMg00810-like: MVRQDLKKKFKMKDLGELKFFFGIEFSRSKDGILMNQRKYALELVAKIGLAGSKPVATPLEFNHKLTYVEFDKFVQNDSPVVDELLEDRSKYQRVVGRLLYLTMTRPNISFVVQVLSEHMHAPKQSHMDAAVRVIKYIKGTTGFGLFMPAVQTNQLLAYCDSDWGAYMETRKSVTGYIVKLGNAIVSLKSKKQSTVSRSSAES; this comes from the coding sequence ATGGTGAGACAGGACCTTAAGAAGAAGTTCaaaatgaaagacttaggagaaCTTAAATTCTTCTTTGGTATTGAGTTTTCTAGATCCAAAGATGGCATACTGATGAATCAGAGGAAATATGCACTTGAGTTAGTTGCTAAGATAGGATTAGCTGGTAGCAAACCAGTAGCCACACCGCTAGAGTTCAATCATAAACTTACATATGTAGAGTTTGATAAGTTTGTTCAGAATGATTCTCCTGTGGTTGATGAATTACTTGAAGATAGGAGCAAGTATCAAAGGGTAGTTGGGAGACTATTGTATTTGACCATGACGAGGCCTAACATTTCCTTTGTAGTTCAGGTGTTAAGCGAACATATGCATGCACCAAAGCAGTCTCATATGGATGCAGCAGTAAGAGTCATCAAATACATCAAAGGAACAACAGGGTTTGGCTTGTTCATGCCAGCAGTACAGACAAATCAGTTACTAGCCTATTGTGACTCTGATTGGGGTGCATATATGGAAACAAGAAAGTCTGTTACTGGGTACATTGTCAAGCTTGGCAATGCTATTGTATCATTAAAGTCAAAGAAGCAAAGTACAGTGTCCAGGAGCTCAGCTGAATCATAA